The genomic segment TTCCCGCCCAGACTCTCGATGTACTCTCCCGGTATGCCTGGCCGGGGAATATTCGTGAACTGGAGAATCTCGTGGAACGTTCCGTCATTCTCACGCAAGGGACGGATTTGCAAGTGCCGATGAGTGAACTGCAGGCACATGATCGTCCTCCATCCACCTCACTCTCAACTCTTGAAGAAATCGAGCGCGAACAAATCTTGCGCACCTTGCGCGAGGCCAAGTGGGTCATTGGTGGGCCATTAGGGGCCGCAACCAGGTTAGGGCTGAAGCGAACAACCCTCCAGTCCAAGATGCAGAAGCTCGGTATTTCTCGCCATCTGGAGTGACGATCCGCCTCGTCACCTGACGAACCGTCGGCGCATCGGCTTTCGCACATCACCGCCGTTCGAGGCTATCTCATTCCGAAGTCACCCGCGCGCTCTGTCAATTCATAGTGTTCTCAGAGTGGCCCGCTTGTCCCTCGATGTGGAATGTTCTTTGCTGTTGATTCGGGCAGCATCACACGAAGCAGGAGGAGGTGAAACTATGAGCAACGCGATCTTGTGGGTTTATGGTACGGGATCCTCGTAACCTTACCGCCTGTCGTCACAAGGATGTTGATCAAGCATGCAATGGCGAGGGCTGTGGCACGTCATCGCGTGCCCCCATCCATGAAGCGTAGTGAGGAGGTGCGATATGGGATTCTTCAAGACAGATAATTCCTGGGCTGGCCTCATTCTGCGAGTTGGACTTGGGGTCGTGCTTTTTGCCCACGGCGCGCAGAAGCTCTTCGGTTGGTTTGGTGGAAATGGCTTCGATGGGACGATGGGATTCTTCACGCAGAACATGGGGTTGCCGTGGCTCGTGGCCTTTCTCGTCATCATCGGAGAGTCCTTCGGCAGCCTGGGATTGATCGCCGGATTCTTCACCCGGTTCACGGCGGCGAGTTTTATCGTGATCATGATCGGCGCGATCGCCACGGTGCATTGGCCACAGGGGTTTTTCATGAACTGGGTTGGACAGCAGCAGGGAGAGGGTTTCGAATATCACCTGCTGGTCATTGCCATGAGCGCTGCACTCGTCCTCGTCGGTGGAGGAAAGTGGGCATTGGATGGTGTCATTGCTCGTTGGCTTGAGAGAGGTGAAGGAGCTTCAGAACAGTCGGTGAGGAGAGTAACGTGACCGCAGTGACTGAATGGAGGGCTTCATGTGGAGCGGCACCGGCGAGTTCTTAGAGCTTGGAAATGGAGAACAGGTTGTGAATGGAATGGTGAAAGGAGTCCTCATCTCCCGTCATAAAGATGGCGGTAAGATGGTCGTCCACTCATCTAAGCTGACGTGTCCTGTGCGAGTGACTCTCAACCGAAACAAAGATTCTCAGGCGATTGAAGGGCTGTGCACGATGGTGGCGCATGAAGGCAAGGACGTTGGATATGGTCACTGGAAGTGTGCCGGCAACTTGAAAGAATGTACGGGCGATTTCACCTTTACGGGAGGTCTGGGTGGTTTGACGGGTATGTCAGGAACCACCCCTTTCCAGACCAGTATCATCTTTGAACTGCAGGAAGGGAAAAACGGTCAAGCAATCGGGTATGCGGTTTGGCCGAACCTGACCTATACATTGCCTTAGCAGATTCAGTCATGCTGCGGCACGCGCCGATCATTCGGCAGCGTGCCGCAGGACCGGCAGATCACCATACAATCCTTCCATCAAGCAGTCTCCTCCAGCGAAGCATTCTCGCAATTATTCCATCTACTTAGATAGAGCCAGCCTTTCAAGTCGCTATTGGCATACATGTTGCGCATCCTAATACGTGAACCCTTAAACAAGGGAGGTTGATCGTGGCAACCACAGCATTATCCCAGAAGAATTTGAAAGGCCGGGAGAACCTCGCCGGTTCGATCCGTTGTCCCAGATGCATGGGGCTGATGGTGGTAGAAGAGTCGTTCGATTCCATTACCGATGAAGGCCAGGCCGGTTCTCTGGTCAGGCGTTGTGTGCAATGTGGGGAGGTCGTCGATCCGGTTATTCTCCAGAATCGGCAGTTGCAGCTCGGAACTGACGTGGGTCGAACCTACGAGGGAAGATTGCTGTGAGGGTGAGTTCATGTTGAAGATCACCCCTCAGCGAGATGCGGCGCGGTCGAGCGTTTCCCTCCTCGTCGAGGGTCGCTTAGCCGGTCCTTGGGTACAGGAGCTCAATGCCTATTGCCGTAAGATATCCGAGGACCACGAACGTTGTACGGTGGTCGACTTGACCGGTGTGACGTTCATCGATGCCGACGGCAAGGCGCTCTTGGCCAGTTTGTGGCGGCAGGGGGCTGAACTGTGGGCGTCCGGCTGTTTGACGAAGTGTGTCGTTGAAGGGATCACAAGGCTGGATCGATGTGAGCCCTCAAAGAAGAATTGTGACACACGTACATTGAGGGTGACGGAAGATGAATTCTGAAGTGGGGGTGTGGTTGCTGGTAATGGCGCGAAGTCTTGTCAGCCGCGGGCTTGCTCCCGTTGTGTTTTCCTGGGTAGAATGTAACGTTTGTCTTCCTGAGGAATCGTACGTGAGGATTACTATATAAGGTGGTGGCATGCTGAAGGATCATCTGTCTGTGCAATCTGTCGTGGTGTGCTTTGCCATTGTGGGGCTAGGGTTATCGGCTGCCTGCAAACAGGAGGCCGGTTCCATGCCCGCGCCGCCGGTTGCCCAAGTAGAAGTCGTCACGGTTCAGACTCAAGTTGTTCCCGATGAACCGGAGTTTATCGGTCGAGCGGAGGCATCCCGTCCGGTTGAGATCCGGTCGCAAGTCACGGGAATTTTGATGGCGGTGCTTTATCCTGAAGGCCGCGACGTGAAAAAAGGCGAGCGGCTGTATCAGATCGATCCCATTCCGTTTACGGCCGCTGCAGCCAGTGCCAAGGCTAAAATTGCCCAGGCCCAAGCTCGTGTCGTCCAAGCCAATCAGGACCTCGCGCGGGTGAAACCGTTGCTGGCAGAGCAGGCGGTCAGTCAAAAGGATGTCGATGATGCCATCGCGCAAGAGTTGTCCGCCAATGCGGCGCTGGAAGGAGCGCGGGCTGACCTCATCAAAGCCCAGTTCGATTTGGACAACACGCTCATCACCGCCCCGATCAGCGGAATTATCGAGCGCAGTCGGTATTATGAAGGACGGTTGGTTTTGGCTCAAACCGATCTCTTGACCACGATCCATCGAGTTGACCCCATGTATGTGGTGGTGAACGTGCCGGAGACGTTCATTCTGAAACGGCGACGAGACATTGAAGCGAAGCGCATTACTCATCCGGGAGATTATCAATTGCGAGGACGGTTGACACTCATGGATGGGACGGTCTATCCCCAGGAAGGCGTGCTCGATCTCTTCGAACCTGGGTTGCGGGCCGAAACCAGCACACGCCAAACGCGGACCACCTTTCCGAATCCCAATCGGATCATTCTCCCTGGACAATTTGTGAAAGTCCGATTCACGGGTGACACGAAAACGAACGCGATTCTCATTCCGCAGCGAGCGGTGTTACAAGGCCCACAGGGACCGTTTGTCTTCGTGGTCAATCGTGAGGATAAGGTCGAGATCCGAGACGTCGTGGCATCGGATTGGAAAGGGGATCATTGGCTTATCGATCACGGCCTGAATGCCGGCGATCGGGTGGTCGTCAATGGGATCATGCAGATCGGTCCTGGGGCACCGGTGACTGCGGTGCCTTGGGTTGCCGCCAAGACGGAGCCTTCTCCTACCCATCCGCAGTAAGGATCAACTGTGATTTCGAATATATTTATTGACCGGCCAATTTTTGCTTCGGTGGTGTCGATTGTTGTGGTTGTGATGGGATTGCTGGCCATGCAGTTCCTGCCAATCGCGCAGTTTCCTGAAATCACTCCACCGGTGGTCCAGATCGATGCCGATTATCCTGGCGCCAGCGCCGAAGTGGCGGCGGAAGCTGTCGCACGTCCGATCGAGGTGACCCTGCCGGGTATCGACAATCTGCTGTACTACGAATCGACCAGTAGTAACGACGGACACGTCACGATCAAGTTGACGTTCGAGATCGGAACGAATCCGGATATTGCACAAGTTCAGACGCAGAATCGGGAAAAACTGGCTGAACCGCAGCTGCCCCCGGAGGTCGTCCGACAGGGCGTCTCGGTCAAAAAGATGTCCCCCGATCTTATGTTGGTGGTGGCGCTCAAGTCGACCGACCCTCGGCACGATGCCGTCTTTCTCTCCAACTATGCCACGCTTCGGATCGTTGATGACCTGAAGCGCGTCAAGGGTGTCGGGGATGCCCTGGTGTTTGGCCAGCAAAATTACAGCATGCGGATCATCCTGAATCCACTGCTGATGGCTAAGCTGGATCTCACGCCGAGTGATATCACGGCCATCATCCGCGACCAGAATCGGGATTATCCAGCGGGGACGATTGGGCGTGAACCGGCTCCCAAGGGGACGGAGCTCACGATCCCGATCACCACCAAGGGCCGCTTGACCGAGGTCAAGGAGTTTGAAGAGCTGATTGTGCGCGCCCTTCCTGATGGTTCGACGGTGCGGCTCAAGGATGTCGCGCGCATTGAATTGGGAGCCCAGTCCTATGGGTTGGAAGGTCGATGGAACAGCAAACCGACGACCTTCATTCTCACGTTCTTGTCTCCTGGCGCGAATGCCCTTGATACCGTACGGCGTGTGCGGGCTCGAATGGATGAACTGGCTAAGAGTTTCCCCCCTAGTGTCTCCTATGACACCCCGTATGAACCCACTCGGTTCATCGAAATCTCGATCGAAGAAGTCATCAAGACCTTGGCGGAGGCCATGGTGCTGGTCGTCTTCGTCGTCTATCTGTTTCTTCAGACTTGGCGCGCCACCATCATTCCGACCGTTGCCGTTCCTGTCTCGCTGATCGGAACCTTCGCCGGTCTCTATGTCCTTGGTTTCTCCATCAATACGATCACCCTCTTTGGGATGGTCTTGGCGATCGGGATCGTGGTAGACGACGCGATTGTCGTGGTGGAAAACGTCGAACGGCATATGCGGGAAGGCCGTCTCACGGCGAAAGAGGCAGCTAAGCGGGCGATGAGCGAAGTGACCGAGCCGATCATTGCGATTGTGTTGGTTCTCGTAGCCGTCTTTGCCCCCGTCGGCTTTATCGGTGGGATTACCGGGGCTCTCTATAAACAATTTGCCGCGACGATCGCCATTTCCGTGACGGTCTCGGGGTTTGTCGCACTGACTCTGAGCCCTGCGCTCTGCGGGGTGGTTCTGACCTCTCACCAGGGGAGACGGAGCGGGTTTTGGGATTGGTTCGATCGCCTGTTTAATCGGACTCAGCAGGGCTATACACGTGTCACAGGTGCGCTGCTTGTGAGGCCGATTCGCGTCATGGCGGTATTTGTCCTGTTGCTGATTGCTTCGATCGGACTGTTTGAGAAGCTGCCCAAGAGTTTTCTGCCTGAGGAAGACCAAGGCTATTTCATCGTGATCGCGCAACTTCCCGATGGGGCGTCCTACCAGCGGACAGTCGCGGTGCTCGAGCGAGTCGAGCGATATTTCCAGACCATTCCGGCCGTCCACTCCACGGATGCCCTGACTGGGCAGAATTTCGTCTTCGGGACGAGAGGACCAAACTCAGCGACCATGTTTGTCCCGTTACACCTGTGGGAGAAACGCCCTGAACCGCAGTACCATGTGAAGGCGATGGTTGGTGCGGCGTATGGAGAGTTTGCGAAGATTCCTGAAGCCCTGCTCCTTGCCTTCAATGCACCGGCTATTCGCGGAGTTGGCGTTTCCGGTGGGTTCTCAGCGCAACTCCAAGATCCCAGTAACGGCGATTTCAAGAAGTTCGCTATGGTAGCACAGCAATTCGTCGAACGTGCACAAAAGGAGCCGGCGATCGGACGGGTCGGAACCAATTTCCGCGTCTCTTCACCGAGACTCTATGCCAATGTGAATCGGGAGCGAGCGAAAGCGCTGGGTGTGCCCATTTCGGATATTTTTGATACGCTCCAGGCGTACTTTGGGAATTTCTATATCAATGATTTCATCAAGTCCGGTCGTGTCTATCATGTGCAGACCGAAGCCGAAGCTGAGTTTCGGGCGACACCGCAGAACCTGTCGAACATCTATGTGAGAGCCGTGAACGCACGGGGGGTCAACATGATCCCGCTCGATACGGTGGTGACGGCGGAGTATCAGAGCGGCCCGGACCCCGTCAACCACTTCAAC from the Nitrospira sp. genome contains:
- a CDS encoding efflux RND transporter periplasmic adaptor subunit, with the translated sequence MLKDHLSVQSVVVCFAIVGLGLSAACKQEAGSMPAPPVAQVEVVTVQTQVVPDEPEFIGRAEASRPVEIRSQVTGILMAVLYPEGRDVKKGERLYQIDPIPFTAAAASAKAKIAQAQARVVQANQDLARVKPLLAEQAVSQKDVDDAIAQELSANAALEGARADLIKAQFDLDNTLITAPISGIIERSRYYEGRLVLAQTDLLTTIHRVDPMYVVVNVPETFILKRRRDIEAKRITHPGDYQLRGRLTLMDGTVYPQEGVLDLFEPGLRAETSTRQTRTTFPNPNRIILPGQFVKVRFTGDTKTNAILIPQRAVLQGPQGPFVFVVNREDKVEIRDVVASDWKGDHWLIDHGLNAGDRVVVNGIMQIGPGAPVTAVPWVAAKTEPSPTHPQ
- a CDS encoding multidrug efflux RND transporter permease subunit, with amino-acid sequence MISNIFIDRPIFASVVSIVVVVMGLLAMQFLPIAQFPEITPPVVQIDADYPGASAEVAAEAVARPIEVTLPGIDNLLYYESTSSNDGHVTIKLTFEIGTNPDIAQVQTQNREKLAEPQLPPEVVRQGVSVKKMSPDLMLVVALKSTDPRHDAVFLSNYATLRIVDDLKRVKGVGDALVFGQQNYSMRIILNPLLMAKLDLTPSDITAIIRDQNRDYPAGTIGREPAPKGTELTIPITTKGRLTEVKEFEELIVRALPDGSTVRLKDVARIELGAQSYGLEGRWNSKPTTFILTFLSPGANALDTVRRVRARMDELAKSFPPSVSYDTPYEPTRFIEISIEEVIKTLAEAMVLVVFVVYLFLQTWRATIIPTVAVPVSLIGTFAGLYVLGFSINTITLFGMVLAIGIVVDDAIVVVENVERHMREGRLTAKEAAKRAMSEVTEPIIAIVLVLVAVFAPVGFIGGITGALYKQFAATIAISVTVSGFVALTLSPALCGVVLTSHQGRRSGFWDWFDRLFNRTQQGYTRVTGALLVRPIRVMAVFVLLLIASIGLFEKLPKSFLPEEDQGYFIVIAQLPDGASYQRTVAVLERVERYFQTIPAVHSTDALTGQNFVFGTRGPNSATMFVPLHLWEKRPEPQYHVKAMVGAAYGEFAKIPEALLLAFNAPAIRGVGVSGGFSAQLQDPSNGDFKKFAMVAQQFVERAQKEPAIGRVGTNFRVSSPRLYANVNRERAKALGVPISDIFDTLQAYFGNFYINDFIKSGRVYHVQTEAEAEFRATPQNLSNIYVRAVNARGVNMIPLDTVVTAEYQSGPDPVNHFNGYNTALLMGAATPGFSSGQALEALERVAKEVLVPQGYAIDWSNISFQERRAAGQSNQVFIIGLLMVFLVLAAQFESWVVPFAVILAVPFGVFGALTAVWLRGFENDLYFQIGLVTLIGLSAKNAILIVEFANTRYEAGRPLIEAVLEAARLRFRPIIMTSMAFIFGMFPLVIASGAGAASRQAIGTGVLGGMLGATFLAIFFVPLFYVLIRQWTQGKAHTGAVATQLTESPSSEGKV
- a CDS encoding DoxX family protein, with the translated sequence MGFFKTDNSWAGLILRVGLGVVLFAHGAQKLFGWFGGNGFDGTMGFFTQNMGLPWLVAFLVIIGESFGSLGLIAGFFTRFTAASFIVIMIGAIATVHWPQGFFMNWVGQQQGEGFEYHLLVIAMSAALVLVGGGKWALDGVIARWLERGEGASEQSVRRVT